The Brevibacillus brevis genome contains a region encoding:
- a CDS encoding TerC family protein, which yields MDLLLTPEFWTALLSIVIIDLVLAGDNALVIGMAARNLPAHQQKQAIIWGTVGAIVIRALATLAVVWLLKIPGLLLVGGLILIWIALKLLIQDNGHENMKASGTLGAAIWTIIVADTVMGLDNVIAVAGAAHGDFLLVVIGLIISVPIMVWGSTLILKLIEKYPIVIYIGSAVLAYTAASMVTSEKFLTPFFAAYPWVKWVFIVAVVVGVLLIGRMKSQQQKRLAEQP from the coding sequence ATGGATTTATTGTTAACACCTGAGTTCTGGACTGCATTACTCTCTATCGTTATCATCGACCTGGTGCTGGCCGGGGACAATGCCCTCGTCATCGGGATGGCTGCTCGTAACCTGCCTGCTCATCAACAAAAGCAAGCCATCATCTGGGGAACGGTTGGTGCAATTGTCATTCGTGCATTGGCAACACTCGCTGTCGTTTGGTTGCTGAAGATTCCTGGTCTGCTGCTTGTAGGTGGTTTGATTCTCATTTGGATCGCCCTCAAGTTGCTGATTCAAGATAATGGTCATGAGAATATGAAGGCAAGCGGAACACTTGGAGCAGCGATTTGGACGATTATTGTAGCCGACACAGTAATGGGCTTGGATAACGTTATCGCGGTTGCTGGTGCAGCACATGGTGATTTCCTTCTGGTAGTTATCGGTTTGATCATCAGTGTTCCGATCATGGTATGGGGTAGCACATTGATCTTGAAGCTGATCGAGAAATATCCGATCGTTATTTATATCGGTTCTGCAGTATTGGCGTATACCGCAGCTAGCATGGTAACGAGCGAGAAGTTCCTCACACCGTTCTTTGCCGCTTACCCTTGGGTGAAATGGGTATTCATCGTAGCTGTTGTGGTTGGTGTCCTGTTGATCGGACGCATGAAAAGCCAACAGCAAAAACGCTTGGCAGAACAACCTTAA
- a CDS encoding PRC-barrel domain-containing protein, whose translation MRKAMDAVGLPVVCLQTGETIGTVRDILCDSTWHVRGVLLSEQGWFQSGTYIPTEHIHAVGESCLTVSGKDAITPLPHLAGLEPVGIVTGKTKLKGKAVITASGECLGRLEDVYFSANWEKLVGYELSNGWLADITEGRKRLPAPASVIVGEENLIVPD comes from the coding sequence ATGCGCAAGGCAATGGATGCAGTCGGATTGCCAGTTGTTTGCCTTCAAACAGGGGAGACGATTGGAACCGTGCGTGACATTCTTTGCGACTCCACTTGGCATGTACGAGGAGTCTTGCTGAGCGAACAGGGCTGGTTCCAATCAGGTACCTATATTCCTACCGAACATATTCATGCGGTCGGGGAGTCCTGCCTTACCGTATCGGGAAAAGACGCGATCACGCCCTTACCTCATCTCGCCGGACTAGAGCCTGTCGGCATTGTGACGGGAAAGACGAAGCTAAAAGGAAAAGCGGTGATTACCGCATCCGGAGAGTGTTTGGGAAGGCTGGAAGATGTTTACTTTTCAGCCAACTGGGAGAAACTTGTAGGGTACGAACTATCGAATGGCTGGCTTGCAGATATTACGGAAGGACGAAAGCGCCTCCCTGCACCAGCATCCGTTATCGTCGGGGAAGAAAACCTGATCGTGCCGGACTAG